The DNA segment GCACCGGCCTGCATGGCGATGCGCTGCTGGCGGAGTTCAGGCGCCGCCGTGCCGCCTTCCTCGGCGAACTGGCGCAGCGGCCGCGCCTGTTCCTGACGCCGGCCTTTGCCGACTGCGAGGCGCCCGCACGCGCCAATATCGCGCGCATCGGCGGCACCGGAGTGCCGCGTGCCTGAACTGCCGGCGCGCGTAGGCGCGGTCGCCGATGGCTGGCTGACGCCAGGCACGGCGCTGGGGTTGCTGGGCTTATTCACGCTCGCCACGGTCTTGCTGCTGTGCCTGGTGCCGCTGCTGGTGGCGCTGCTGCGCCCGCTGGTGCGCTGGCTCGATGGCATGCGCGTGTGGGGCGCCGGTGCCTTGTCGACGCGCGTGGCCGCACAGGATCGGCCGCGCCGGCTGAGCACGCTGACGCTGCGCGTGCTGGAGCGCGATATCGCCGAGCTGCTGCTGGTGCTTGTTGCCGGCGCCGCGCTGCTGGCTTGCGGGGCAGCGCTGTTCTGGCTGGCCGCCGAAGTCGCGGAGGGCGAGGAGGTGGTTCACCTCGACCAGCTGGTGTTTGCGCAGCTGCGTGCATGGCGCCGCGACTGGCTCGATATCGCCATGGTCGCGGTGACCGAGCTGGGCGGTGCGCGCATCTCGGTGGCGGTCGGTGTGGCGGTGTTCGCGTGGCTGTGGTGGCGGCGCGCCTGGATCACGGCGCTGTACTGGGCCGCGGCGCTGCTCGGCGCGCGCGCCTGCGTGATGGCGCTCAAGCTCGGCATGGCGCGGGTGCGGCCGGCCAGCATCTACAGCGGGCTGGAGTCGTACTCCTTTCCCAGCGGCCACGCCACCAGCAGCATGGTGACCTACGGTTTCCTGGCGTTCCTGCTGTGCCTGCGCCAGCCATGGCGCGTGCGCATCCCGGTGCTGGCGCTGACCGTGGTGGCGGTGGTGGCGATCGGGGTGTCGCGGCTGTACCTGGGCATGCACTGGCTGTCCGACGTGGCCGCGGGCTATGCGCTGGGGCTGGCGTGGATCGCATTGCTCGGCACCGCCTACCGCACGCTGCACGTGCCGGCGCCGCGGGATGCGGTGGCGCCGGGGCGGCTCGGCGTGGTGGCCGCCGCCGCGGTGGTGGTGTCGTTCAGCTACGTGGCGTGGTTCCGCATGCCGGATACGCTGGAGCGCTATCGCCAGGCCGGACCGGCCACGGCTACGGTTGCTGCGCAGCAGCCTCTTCTGGCGACGGCAGTCGCGATACCAGCAGCTGGTCGATCTTGTGATGGTCGATGTCCAGCACCTCGAAGCGATAGCCTGCCACGGTGATCGACTCGGACTTCTTCGGGATGCGCTTGAGCGCGTAGATCACCAGCCCGCCGGCGGTGTCGACATAGTCCTCGCCGGGCAAGGCATCGAGTTCCAGCGCCTTCTTCAGGTCCACCAGCGGCGTCACGCCGTCGACCAGCCACGAGCTGTCGTCGCGGCGCACGATCTGCTCGTCTTCGCTGGAGTAGAGGATGTCGCCCATCAGCGCGCCGACGATATCGTCGAGCGTGACGATGCCGACCACCAGCCCGTACTCGTTCATCACCACGGCAAAGCTCTGGTGCATTTCGCGGAAGCGCGTCAGCGACTCCGACAGGGTCAGCGTGTCGGGGATCACCAGCACGTTCTTGTCGTGGTGGCGGCCGATATTGCCGATCACCGTGGCGCTTTCGTCGGCCAGCAGCAGTTGCAGGATGTCCTTGGAATCGATATAGCCCTGCACGTCGTCCAGGTCGTGCCCGCACACCGGGTACTGCGCATGCGGCTGGTTGACCAGCTTGCGGCGCACGCTGTCGGCGCTCTCGTCCAGGCTCAGGAAGACCACGTCGTCGCGCGGCGTCATGATCGCGGTAATGCCCTTGAATTCGAGCTCGAACACGTTCTCGATCAGGTGCAGTTCATGCTTGTGCAGCACGCCTGCCTCGGCGCCGGCATCGACCATGGCGGCGATGTCCTCGGTGGTGATCTGGTCGACCGGCTTCGTCGGCAGGCGCAGCAGGCGCAAGGTGGCATCCGCGGCGGCGTTGAAGATCCACACCAGCGGCTTAAGCACGCGCAGCAGCGTCAGCATCGGGTCGATCACAGCCAGCGCGCACCGCTCGGGGAAGGTCATCGCGATGCGCTTGGGGATCAGGTCGGCAAACTGGATGAACAGCAGCGTCACAATCAGGAACGAGCCGATATTGGCCACGCGCTGCGCGTGGACTACCTGCATATACGGCGACAGCGTTTCCAGCAGCAGGTCGGACACATGCTTCTCGCCGAGGATACCGGCCAGGATGGCCACGCTGTTGACGCCGATCTGCACGATGGTGAAGAAATTCCCTGGCTCTTCCTTGAGCAGCAATACGCGCGTGGCGCGGCCATCGCCGCGCTCGGACAAGACTTGAAGCTTGGTGCGGCGTGCGGCGGTCAGCGCGATCTCGGAGATGGAGAAGAAGGCGCTGACCAGGACAAGAGCGGTCAGGGTCAGGACGAACATAGGCAATCTGGCGCTTGCGACCAGTGAGTGCAGGCGGCTTGATGATGGTGCACCGCCTGTGAAGCTGTCAAATCGGGACCGGCGTGGCCGTCACTCCGGTATCGGCGTGCGCACCTTGGCGCCGCCCGGGAGCGCGCCGTCCAGGCTGACCACCGGCACTTCCAGCCGCTGCGCCAGCGTGGCCGCCAGTTCCTGCGCGGCCTGCGCGAACTGCGCGCGCAGGTCGTCGGCCAGGCTGGAGCCGGCGCGGTGGCTGGCGCGCAGCATCTGGATCTCGAACGGCAGTTCCGGCGCCACATCATGCAGCGCCACATGGCCGGGATTGGCGCTGAGCGCGGTGTACTGGTCCAGCAGCGTCAGGCCGAGTCCGGCATCGACCAGCGCCAGCGCCAGCGAGTAGGTCTGCACCTCCAGTGTCGAGCGCGGCTCGAGCGCGTGCCGCGCCAGCGTCTGGCGTACCAGCAGGCCGAGCGAGCTGTTGTCGTCATAGCCGATGAAGGGGCGATCCATCAGCCGCTGCATCGGCACCTGGCGGCGGCGCCCCGCGGCGGGCAGCGGCTGGCCGCGCGGCACCGCCAGCAGCATGCGGCCGCTGGCGACCGGTTCGCTCGAAATGGCCTCGTGGCGCGGCGGCGAGAAGGCGAAACCCAGGTCGATCTGGTTGGCCAGCAGCGCGCCGACGATCTCGTCGGTATGGTGGGTCAGCACCTGCACCTGGGTGTCGGGGTGGCGCGCGCAGAAGCGCCGCACCGCCGGCACCAGCAGCGGGTTGGCCAGGCTCGGCGTGGCCGCCACGCGCAGGCGCCCGGCACCCTTGTGGCGCAGGCTTTCCGAGACGCGGCGCACGCGCTCGATCTCGCCGTATAGCCTTTCGACATCGCCGTACAAGGCGTTGGCCTCCGGCGTCGGCTGCAGCCGCCCGCGCACGCGCTCGAACAGGCGAAAGCCGAGCGAGGCCTCCGCATGCTGCAGCACGCGCGTGACCACCGGCTGCGACACGTGCAGCAGGCGCGCGGCTTCGCTGACGGTGCCGGTCAGCATGACCGCGCGGAAGACTTCGATCTGGCGCAGGCGCATGGGAGCTGGGGCGTCGGGATTGCGGGGGTGCGGGAATTCGGGAATTCGGGAATTCGGCGTACAGGCCATCCATAGCCTGAAGACATATTCTGGCACGTATTCGCATTGGGCAAGCCGGCGCCACTGTTCTACCCTCTGGCATCGGCCTTTTGATGTGAAGGATGGCAATGCGGGTAGTGATCGTGGGCGCTGGCGTGGTTGGCATGACGACGGCGTGGCGCCTGGCCCAGGACGGGCATGCGGTGACGGTGCTGGAGCGGCACCGGGGCCCGGGCGAGGAAACCAGCTTTGCCAATGGCGGGCAGCTCAGCTACAGCTACGTGGCGCCGCTCGCCGGGCCGGGCGTGATGGGCAAGGTGCCGGGCTGGCTGCTGCGGCGTGATTCGCCGATGCGCTTCCGCCCGGTGGCCGATCCCGCGCAATGGCGCTGGCTGGCCGCCTTCATGGGCGCCTGCAATGCCAGCACCAGCGAGGCCACCACGCGCAAGCTGCTGCGCCTGGGTTTCTATTCGCGCGACCAGTTGCAGGCGTTCGTGGCGCAGCATGAGCATAAGGACAGTGGGTTTGGCTTCGATTTTGCGCGGCGCGGCAAGCTGGTGGTGCACCGCGACCAAGCGGCGTTCGCCTCGGCCTGCCGGCTGCTGGATTACCAGGCCAGCCTGGGTTGCGAGCAGAAGGCACTCGACCGCGATGCCTGCGTCGCGCTGGAGCCGGCCCTGGCCGGCATCCGAAACGAGATTGCGGGCGCCATCTACACGCCGAGCGAGGAGGTGGGAGATTGCCACCGCTTCTGCGTGTCGCTGGCACGGTTGCTGCAACACGGCGGCGGCCGCACTGGGGTGTCCCTGCGCTTCGGCACCGTGGTGCAGGGGCTGATGCAGCAGGGCGGGCGCGTGACCGGCGTGCGCACCGACGCTGGCGAGGTGCCGGCGGACGTGGTCGTGGTCGCGGGCGGCATCGGCAGCGTGCCGCTGCTGCGCCCGCTGGGCGTGCGGCCGATGCTGTGGCCGCTCAAGGGCTATAGCATCACCGTGCCGCTGGCCAGCGGCACGCGCGCGCCGCATATCAGCGTGACGGATTTCGCCAACAAGATCGTTTACGCGCGGATCGGCAATACATTGCGGGTGGCGGGCATGGCCGACCTGGTGCGCGGCGGCACCCGCATCGACCCGGAGCGGGTCGGCACGCTGGTGGCGCAGACGCGCGCACTGTTCGACGGCATCGTGCCGGACCTGCCGCTGGCGCAATTGCAGCCGTGGGCGGGGCTGCGCCCGGCCACGCCGGACGGGCTGCCGCTGATCGGGCCGTCGCGCGTATCCGGGCTGTGGCTGAACCTGGGCCACGGCGCGCTGGGATTTACGCTGGCGATGGGCAGCGCCGGCCTGCTGGCCGACCGTCTGGCAGGGCGCCGTCCGGCCCTCGACGCCGCAGATTTCGATGCCGCGCGCGCGTAGCGCGCGAGCATGCAGCAATGGTTCCTGCAATACCCGTGAGTTCGCATTACCTCGAGGAAGCGAGCCTCAATGACCAAGCCCCTACAAGGAGCGCGACATGAAGCCACTGCACACCCGCCTTGCCATCCGTCCTGACGCCCGCCGCATGCTCGCGGCCGCCGCGCTTTTGCTGGCCTCCGGCGTGGCCCACGCCGCCGACGGCGACACGCTGAAGAAGATCAAGGACAGCGGCGTGATCTCGCTGGGCTACCGCGAATCGTCGATCCCGTTCTCGTACACCGACGGCAAGGAGGTGATGGGCTACTCGCACGAGATCCTGCTGCAGATCGTCGACAAGGTGAAGAGCGAGCTGAAGATGCCCAGCCTGCAGGTGCGGCTGACGCCGATCACCTCGCAGAACCGCATCCCGCTGGTGCAGAACGGCACCATCGACATCGAATGCGGCAGCACCACCAATAACCTGGAGCGCCAGAAACAGGTGGCATTCTCCAACAGCCTGTTCGTCTACGGCATCAAGATGCTGACGAAGAAGGATTCGGGCGTGAAGGAGTTCGCCGACCTGAAGGACCGCAACGTGGTCACCACCGCCGGCACCACCGGCGAGCGCCTGCTGGTCAAGATGAACGGCGAGAAGACCATGAACATGAACCTGATCAGCACCAAGGACCATGGCCAGTCCTTCCTGATCCTGGAAAGCGGCCGCGCCGCGGCCTTCGTCATGGACGAGCCGCTGCTGTATGGCGAGCGCACCAAGGCCAAGAGCGCCGGCGACTGGGTAGTGGTGGGCGCGCCGCTGCAGACCGAGAACTACGCCTGCATGTTCCGCAAGGGCGATCCTTCGTTCAAGAAGCTTACCGACGGCGTGATCGCCGACCTGCAGACCAGCGGCCGCGCGGAGAAGCTCTACAACAAGTGGTTCATGTCGCCGATCCCGCCGCGCAACATCAACATGAACTACCCGCTGTCTGCTGACATGAAGGCGCTGTTCGCGGCGCCCAATGACAAGGCCTACCAGTAACGGGGCAGGGCGTTGCCGCCGTGGAGTATGGGTCGCCCCGGCGGTTATATAGCCATAATGAATCGTTATTTTGTCCTCGATAGTGTTTGCGGTAGTGTTGAGCCCGATATAGGCTCATAGCAGCACAAGCGGCCGGCAGCTCTCCACGAGAGGCCAGAAGGCGTTGTCTGCCCACCTACTGCTTATCCGCATTCACTGGAGAACATATGCGATCGATTCGTTCTGGCTGGTTCAAGTCGCTGCTGGCGGCCTCGCTGATGGCCGGGGCCGGCCTGGCTGCCACCGCGGCCCATGCCGCCGACCTGCTCGATACCGTCAAGCAGGCTGGCGTGCTCAAGATCGGCCTGGAGGGCACATACCCGCCGTTCGGCTTCCGCGGCGCCAAGAACGAGCTGGAAGGGTTTGATGTCGACGTGGCTCGTGCGGTGGCGGGCAAGCTGGGGGTCAAGCCCGAGTTCGTCACCACGGAATGGAGCGGCATCATCGCCGGCCTGCAGGCGGGCAAGTTCGACGTAATCGTCAACCAGGTCAACGTCACGCCGCAGCG comes from the Cupriavidus sp. P-10 genome and includes:
- a CDS encoding phosphatase PAP2 family protein, translated to MPELPARVGAVADGWLTPGTALGLLGLFTLATVLLLCLVPLLVALLRPLVRWLDGMRVWGAGALSTRVAAQDRPRRLSTLTLRVLERDIAELLLVLVAGAALLACGAALFWLAAEVAEGEEVVHLDQLVFAQLRAWRRDWLDIAMVAVTELGGARISVAVGVAVFAWLWWRRAWITALYWAAALLGARACVMALKLGMARVRPASIYSGLESYSFPSGHATSSMVTYGFLAFLLCLRQPWRVRIPVLALTVVAVVAIGVSRLYLGMHWLSDVAAGYALGLAWIALLGTAYRTLHVPAPRDAVAPGRLGVVAAAAVVVSFSYVAWFRMPDTLERYRQAGPATATVAAQQPLLATAVAIPAAGRSCDGRCPAPRSDSLPR
- a CDS encoding hemolysin family protein, with the protein product MFVLTLTALVLVSAFFSISEIALTAARRTKLQVLSERGDGRATRVLLLKEEPGNFFTIVQIGVNSVAILAGILGEKHVSDLLLETLSPYMQVVHAQRVANIGSFLIVTLLFIQFADLIPKRIAMTFPERCALAVIDPMLTLLRVLKPLVWIFNAAADATLRLLRLPTKPVDQITTEDIAAMVDAGAEAGVLHKHELHLIENVFELEFKGITAIMTPRDDVVFLSLDESADSVRRKLVNQPHAQYPVCGHDLDDVQGYIDSKDILQLLLADESATVIGNIGRHHDKNVLVIPDTLTLSESLTRFREMHQSFAVVMNEYGLVVGIVTLDDIVGALMGDILYSSEDEQIVRRDDSSWLVDGVTPLVDLKKALELDALPGEDYVDTAGGLVIYALKRIPKKSESITVAGYRFEVLDIDHHKIDQLLVSRLPSPEEAAAQQP
- a CDS encoding LysR family transcriptional regulator; protein product: MRLRQIEVFRAVMLTGTVSEAARLLHVSQPVVTRVLQHAEASLGFRLFERVRGRLQPTPEANALYGDVERLYGEIERVRRVSESLRHKGAGRLRVAATPSLANPLLVPAVRRFCARHPDTQVQVLTHHTDEIVGALLANQIDLGFAFSPPRHEAISSEPVASGRMLLAVPRGQPLPAAGRRRQVPMQRLMDRPFIGYDDNSSLGLLVRQTLARHALEPRSTLEVQTYSLALALVDAGLGLTLLDQYTALSANPGHVALHDVAPELPFEIQMLRASHRAGSSLADDLRAQFAQAAQELAATLAQRLEVPVVSLDGALPGGAKVRTPIPE
- a CDS encoding D-amino acid dehydrogenase, whose amino-acid sequence is MRVVIVGAGVVGMTTAWRLAQDGHAVTVLERHRGPGEETSFANGGQLSYSYVAPLAGPGVMGKVPGWLLRRDSPMRFRPVADPAQWRWLAAFMGACNASTSEATTRKLLRLGFYSRDQLQAFVAQHEHKDSGFGFDFARRGKLVVHRDQAAFASACRLLDYQASLGCEQKALDRDACVALEPALAGIRNEIAGAIYTPSEEVGDCHRFCVSLARLLQHGGGRTGVSLRFGTVVQGLMQQGGRVTGVRTDAGEVPADVVVVAGGIGSVPLLRPLGVRPMLWPLKGYSITVPLASGTRAPHISVTDFANKIVYARIGNTLRVAGMADLVRGGTRIDPERVGTLVAQTRALFDGIVPDLPLAQLQPWAGLRPATPDGLPLIGPSRVSGLWLNLGHGALGFTLAMGSAGLLADRLAGRRPALDAADFDAARA
- a CDS encoding glutamate/aspartate ABC transporter substrate-binding protein codes for the protein MKPLHTRLAIRPDARRMLAAAALLLASGVAHAADGDTLKKIKDSGVISLGYRESSIPFSYTDGKEVMGYSHEILLQIVDKVKSELKMPSLQVRLTPITSQNRIPLVQNGTIDIECGSTTNNLERQKQVAFSNSLFVYGIKMLTKKDSGVKEFADLKDRNVVTTAGTTGERLLVKMNGEKTMNMNLISTKDHGQSFLILESGRAAAFVMDEPLLYGERTKAKSAGDWVVVGAPLQTENYACMFRKGDPSFKKLTDGVIADLQTSGRAEKLYNKWFMSPIPPRNINMNYPLSADMKALFAAPNDKAYQ